CCAATCGGGTTCATTGAATAAGCAGAGATAATCAATCGTGGTCCCCTTCCACTTGGCGTGCTTCAGGAACGCGTAAACGTATTCGGCCATCTCCAGCCGGTATCGATCTCCCTTCTTCAAACCGCCATTACCGGTGGTCGCCTGATTGGTCTTCATCCACGGCGGCGGCGAATAAAGACAAGCGAAGACCTTCAAGTCGGGGTTGCGTTGTTTGGCATTCCACAGAATCCAAAACAGCCGGTCGCATCGCGACCAATCAAAGGCATCATTGTTCAGCGATTGCCAGTCGTCATTGTCATTGGTCGGCTCAAAGTCTGGACGGATCAACGCGTGAACCAATTGTGTGTCCACGTCGCGGAAGCACCAGTCGAACAGATCGTTGCTGATGTTGAATTGGTTGTCATAGAACATGACTCCGGCACCGAGCCCGGTGTAAGGGTGTCCGGTTTGATCGGGGTGAATCCGTAGGGTGACGGGATCGGACGACGCGGGTTCGGTAACTTCCAATGTCACTTCGGTCGCGACATCGCCGGCGGTCAACTGCACGGTGATCGCATCACCAGCGGATTCCGGAATGATCACGAACGGATTGCGTGGTTCGCCCGTGGGGTCTTGGACCAGGGATGCGGACCCCCTGATGTTGACCTGATAGGTTTGTGGATCGGCACTGGACCAGCGATTGCTGCCTTCGTACCGGGCCTGGATGTGGATCAAATTCGGGCCAGCGGCGAACAGCCCGTCATCAGGTTCGGCCACCCGTAGTGCGACGATTTTTTTCGGCGTCTCTTCCGGTGATTCAGCGGAAGCCAATCGCGACGCCGACACTACGGCGACAACAGACAGAAAGACGACGCGGGCCGTCGTGATGTTCATGGGAGTCCCCAAGGAGTGATCGTGATTTTGTTCCCAGTGTAGATCAGTCGGCCGGGCTGTTTTCGAGCCGGCTGTTGGTCGATGCTCCGCTGCGACAGTGGGGCGTCGCGTGGGCAAATGCGTCGGTCAGGCACGGCCAAGACGCCAC
The DNA window shown above is from Crateriforma spongiae and carries:
- a CDS encoding glycoside hydrolase; this translates as MNITTARVVFLSVVAVVSASRLASAESPEETPKKIVALRVAEPDDGLFAAGPNLIHIQARYEGSNRWSSADPQTYQVNIRGSASLVQDPTGEPRNPFVIIPESAGDAITVQLTAGDVATEVTLEVTEPASSDPVTLRIHPDQTGHPYTGLGAGVMFYDNQFNISNDLFDWCFRDVDTQLVHALIRPDFEPTNDNDDWQSLNNDAFDWSRCDRLFWILWNAKQRNPDLKVFACLYSPPPWMKTNQATTGNGGLKKGDRYRLEMAEYVYAFLKHAKWKGTTIDYLCLFNEPDWPHTQDGTHYTSLTELAETHVQVRNAIIELIEADNEFDHLPRFVFPETLGAGSITRAGKDSDRLADFVQSGQLDHLAAWGVHDYWNTGGYWPVRFQELRRFTKSDQQPIWMTEWAQRSPKSDLASAMEYGRNMTNALRLGCSAWMAFEWAHPAQNQSGLISTQWGEGYPQKRYWRSKAYYVFQQIANTSPAGGQCVPIEMDAGGDGEQPGGLEALCVRNDDRMVVHIVNDRPTHRPYTVTGPGVGDPDAAWLTDHEHNFAPRPQHQSQGQIPPHAVLTLRFSL